TGGAGCCACCGACGTCTGAAGTGTCCTTCCGCAGTAGCCAGGCTCTCCAGACTCGTGCGCCCAAGGCGACGTGAGTGTCTGGACAAAGCCCCAGCCGGTCACACCATTCTCGCAGATGTAACCCCCTGATGGGAACCGCAAAACTTGCACGGAGAAACAGAGTTTTTGTCATTTGGTGGCCGGGTATAGCAGAAGGCTTGCTTTACTTGTTTTGGCTATGGGATCGCAGACAGCGTCCTAGCGATGATGCAGTTGATATATATTAAGGAATGTGCTTTGCGAGTTTCACCAAATCTATGCTACGAATATGGATCGCGATGTTATGCTATCATTCGTCCCTCATTTCCAGACACAATGCTTAGGCAATTGGTCCAAAGAAGCTAAACTTGCCGGAAGGGTCatacttcttcttcagggCAGCCAGGCGATCCTGGCGCCATTTCTCACTACCATACCAGACCTTGGGGTTCTCATTACCATACGCGTAGTTGACGTATGCTCGAACATCAGAAATACCACTAGCCTGGTGAAGAATCTCACGCAGTTGGTTGCCGAGATCCTGCGCCTTCTTGTCGAGATCGGCTCCACTGGGCTTGTAAGTGATCAGGGGAGCAGCCAACAGATGAGCATCACGGAAAGCAAATGCACTAGATTTGCTATCAACTGCCTGGACACCTTGAACTGGATATCCCTCGAACATGAAAAGAGAGCCATTGAAGGCAGAGGAGCCTTGAGTGGCCGAGGCAAAGACCTGGTAGGCTTTCTTCTGCGCAGCAACGTTATATGACTGCAGATAGATTGGGAATCGGGGGTTGGCTAGGCCAGCCTTTTGGCAAGGAGGGGAGGTTGTGGCAATACCAGTCCAACCAGCGAGGTCCTTATATGTTCCACTGATTGGGGTCACAGCAATTGGCCCAATGTCGTGGAATGCCTTGGTGTACTTGGCATCAACGGCCTTGACACCTTCCTGAATAATGtagaagatgatgatgggctgcAATCGAACGGATCAGTGGCCATTCACCCAAGTGGTTTCAACAAGTGGTTTCAAATAACAATGGACTTACGTTGTTGGGGTCGGTAGTTGGGTCATGCAGCCAGTATGACCAGTTGATAACATCCGCCGGTTGCGTGCCATTCTTGAGCAGGTAattgttggcggcgtcgTACACGGCGCCAACTTTGTCACCAGAGAAGATAATGGTCTCAATGGCCCAGTCGCTATGTTGAATATCATAGACCTTGGTGGTCACGGATGTAACAATGCCGAAATTGTGGCCAGCACCGTTGAGCGCCCACCAGAGATCCGACTTGGAGTTAACGGTTTGGAGTTGTCCGTTGGCCAGGACAATGTTCATGGAAACGAATTGATCCGCTACAAGACCGTGATGGCCCTGAAGCCAACCGTGACCGCCACCAAGGGCTGGGCCCATGAGACTGACGCATTCGCAAGTACCGGTAACTAAGCGGCAATTTGGCTTGTCAGTTTACGCTTTTGATATGGAGCAAAGTCGACTCTTTCTAGTCGCCTTGAAGGGTTCCCACTACTTACCGGTCTGTTTTCCAGCAGCCCACAGCTTGTCAGTAACTTGCTTGGACAGAATTCCTCCACCTATTGTGGCCGTTTTCCCATCCTTTGCAATTGAGACGGAGTCCAGTTGGTCCAGGTAGATCTCAACACCAGATTTCATCTTTCCCAGGGTTGTGATGGCTCCGTGTGCACCATTGTAAGCCAGGAAaggcagcttcttcttgttcgcATATTTGACCTATGAAAGAGGGGGAAGTCAGCAAAATTCGTCTCAGGCCAGTCCGACATGCCAGGCTCTCTGGGTCGTTCTTGATGCAAGCATGTTCAACGTACTGTTTCGGAGACGTCCTTTTCAGTCGCAGGAACAACAACGACATTGACAGTCGGTGGATTCAATACAGACCAACGAGTGGACGCAGCTTTGAATTCTGGTGAACCGGGGAAATACACCTTTGCGCCAGGCGACAGACTCTTCTGTAGttctccagcttcaccaatGTCTCTAGGACAGAGTCCCGGAACCAGATCACGAACAGCAGGCAAGCTGTGACAAGTAGATGCTACTGCCCAAGCAGCCACCGCAGCGACCACCTCCATCTTGAGTTTTGTCATGATAGCGggggaagaagtcaagaCGGTTCGTCTCGACCTATTGTGCTAGGGGCCTCTCTCGTCGAGCCGCTAAAAACAGTTGAAGAGACGACCGATGCAACTCAAGCGTAGACCAACGCAGAGTCACGTCATACAGCTTCTGAACTGGTGGGTACAAAGATGGCTCACTCCCGACTGAAACCTCGATGGCACCCTTTCTTGAACgacaaaagtcaaagacGAAGAGGGTAGGATACGGAAAATAACGAGTAGAGTGGGAATGTATTTAGAGGATCGTCTGtttccaccagacaacaacaccagctggcgctc
The genomic region above belongs to Pochonia chlamydosporia 170 chromosome 2, whole genome shotgun sequence and contains:
- a CDS encoding FAD binding domain-containing protein (similar to Neosartorya fischeri NRRL 181 XP_001258713.1); this translates as MTKLKMEVVAAVAAWAVASTCHSLPAVRDLVPGLCPRDIGEAGELQKSLSPGAKVYFPGSPEFKAASTRWSVLNPPTVNVVVVPATEKDVSETVKYANKKKLPFLAYNGAHGAITTLGKMKSGVEIYLDQLDSVSIAKDGKTATIGGGILSKQVTDKLWAAGKQTVTGTCECVSLMGPALGGGHGWLQGHHGLVADQFVSMNIVLANGQLQTVNSKSDLWWALNGAGHNFGIVTSVTTKVYDIQHSDWAIETIIFSGDKVGAVYDAANNYLLKNGTQPADVINWSYWLHDPTTDPNNPIIIFYIIQEGVKAVDAKYTKAFHDIGPIAVTPISGTYKDLAGWTGIATTSPPCQKAGLANPRFPIYLQSYNVAAQKKAYQVFASATQGSSAFNGSLFMFEGYPVQGVQAVDSKSSAFAFRDAHLLAAPLITYKPSGADLDKKAQDLGNQLREILHQASGISDVRAYVNYAYGNENPKVWYGSEKWRQDRLAALKKKYDPSGKFSFFGPIA